A genomic segment from Tessaracoccus defluvii encodes:
- a CDS encoding RbsD/FucU family protein, whose protein sequence is MLYGPMTHPQLLGALGRAGHGGRILIGDGNYPSMNGVNPAAERVYLNLAPGLLTVSQILDVVKETIPVEEVSIMVPAADATGIERPDSIPAHDEYRATMAGVPFTEIPRWDFYELAKSSDVTVYIASGDQRLYANVMLTVGVRTADQ, encoded by the coding sequence GTGCTCTACGGACCCATGACCCATCCCCAACTTCTCGGCGCGCTGGGCCGCGCCGGCCACGGCGGCCGGATCCTCATCGGCGACGGCAACTACCCGTCGATGAACGGCGTGAACCCGGCTGCCGAGCGTGTCTACCTCAACCTCGCGCCCGGGCTGCTGACGGTGAGCCAGATCCTCGACGTGGTCAAGGAGACGATCCCGGTCGAGGAGGTCTCCATCATGGTTCCCGCCGCCGACGCGACGGGCATCGAGCGCCCCGACAGCATCCCGGCCCACGACGAGTACCGGGCCACCATGGCGGGCGTGCCGTTCACCGAGATCCCCCGCTGGGACTTCTACGAGCTGGCGAAGTCGTCGGATGTGACGGTGTACATCGCGTCGGGCGACCAGCGCCTCTACGCCAACGTCATGCTCACCGTCGGGGTCCGCACCGCCGACCAGTGA
- a CDS encoding ROK family transcriptional regulator, with product MNVGTGARGSQSSLREANSASVVEAVRQYGQITQVELAAVTGLSPATVSNLVKNLQVAGVVQTSATVRSGRRAQAVSLVRSSDLSVGVHVGRRRLDILIADASWTVTSRQRFPLPVEHRFDTTLDRVAMLVAELTEQVGAGLDEVAAVGLAVPGAAGQSFEALAGWGEIDPADVLARRLGRNVLAIREADAVAVAESRFGALRGVGSALVVRASSVTEASLSLSGRPIRGLGAAAGSLGHVLADPNGRICRCGARGCLNTLVSQEALADLLRVSHGPQSLRAIVSGAIEGDAGCRQVIAHAATSIGAAVADAAVMFGPERICVTGLLASAGELFLEPLRTVLRARPLLPDPEVFVVQGECDDAEVRGALAIASDTADSLKVRDV from the coding sequence GTGAACGTAGGCACCGGCGCGAGGGGATCGCAGTCCTCGCTGCGTGAAGCCAACAGCGCCAGCGTGGTCGAGGCCGTGCGGCAGTACGGCCAGATCACGCAGGTCGAGCTCGCCGCGGTGACGGGACTGTCCCCGGCGACCGTCTCCAACCTCGTCAAGAACCTGCAGGTCGCGGGGGTCGTGCAGACCTCAGCGACCGTTCGGTCCGGCCGACGCGCCCAGGCGGTCTCGCTGGTCCGCTCCTCCGATCTGTCTGTGGGTGTGCATGTCGGCCGGCGCCGCCTCGACATCCTGATCGCCGACGCGTCGTGGACGGTGACGTCGCGGCAGCGGTTCCCCCTCCCGGTCGAGCATCGCTTCGACACGACCCTCGACCGCGTCGCCATGCTTGTGGCCGAGCTCACCGAGCAGGTCGGGGCGGGTCTCGACGAGGTCGCTGCTGTCGGGCTCGCGGTGCCGGGGGCGGCCGGGCAGTCGTTCGAAGCGCTGGCCGGCTGGGGGGAGATCGATCCCGCGGACGTGCTCGCTCGCAGGCTGGGACGCAACGTGCTGGCCATCCGCGAGGCCGACGCGGTCGCCGTTGCTGAGTCCCGCTTCGGCGCATTGCGCGGAGTGGGTTCGGCGCTCGTGGTGCGGGCGTCCTCGGTGACCGAAGCATCCCTCAGTCTGAGTGGCCGCCCGATCCGCGGGCTTGGCGCAGCTGCCGGCTCGCTCGGCCACGTGCTCGCCGACCCCAACGGCCGGATCTGTCGCTGCGGGGCCCGCGGTTGCCTCAACACCCTGGTCTCTCAGGAGGCGCTGGCCGACCTCCTCCGCGTGAGCCACGGCCCCCAGAGCCTCCGGGCGATCGTCTCCGGCGCGATCGAGGGTGATGCGGGCTGCCGCCAGGTCATCGCGCATGCCGCTACCAGCATTGGCGCGGCCGTCGCGGACGCCGCCGTCATGTTCGGACCCGAGCGGATCTGTGTGACAGGGCTGCTGGCCAGTGCTGGTGAACTGTTCCTCGAGCCGCTGCGCACCGTGCTACGCGCGCGACCGTTGCTCCCCGATCCGGAGGTGTTCGTCGTCCAGGGTGAATGTGACGACGCCGAGGTGCGGGGGGCGCTCGCCATCGCGAGCGACACTGCCGATTCGCTGAAAGTGAGGGACGTGTGA
- a CDS encoding ATP-binding cassette domain-containing protein — MTTNSESPLLRLRGVSKRFGGVQALTGIDLSVERGEVVALVGDNAAGKSTIARAIAGVYQPDGGTIEIDGVPVTIPSAQAAIGLGIATVFQEFALVEELDVTSNIFLGRELVRGGLLDRERMDELARSYLGRLRTRIADLRRPLGGLSSGQRQCVAIARTLVSEPRLVVLDEPTASLSVSQTAEVLGYIEDLRDRGLGVILISHNLTDVRAVADRIVVLRHGRINGSFAAASATYEEIIAAITGATRIPV; from the coding sequence GTGACCACCAACTCCGAATCGCCGCTGCTTCGGCTCCGCGGTGTCAGCAAACGCTTCGGGGGAGTGCAGGCCCTCACTGGCATCGACCTCTCGGTGGAGCGCGGCGAGGTCGTCGCCCTTGTGGGGGACAACGCCGCGGGCAAGAGCACCATCGCGCGCGCCATCGCCGGTGTGTACCAGCCGGACGGCGGCACCATCGAGATTGACGGCGTGCCGGTGACCATTCCCAGCGCCCAGGCGGCCATCGGGCTGGGTATCGCCACGGTCTTCCAGGAGTTCGCGCTCGTCGAGGAACTGGACGTGACCAGCAACATCTTCCTCGGCCGTGAACTGGTGCGCGGGGGCCTGCTCGATCGCGAGCGGATGGACGAGTTGGCGCGCAGCTACCTCGGCCGACTGCGCACCCGCATCGCCGACCTGCGCCGCCCTCTCGGTGGGTTGTCGTCCGGCCAGCGCCAGTGTGTCGCGATCGCCAGGACGCTGGTCTCGGAACCGAGACTGGTGGTCCTCGACGAACCGACGGCCTCGCTGTCGGTCAGCCAGACCGCCGAGGTTCTCGGCTACATCGAGGACCTTCGTGACCGCGGCCTCGGCGTCATCCTCATCAGCCACAACCTCACAGACGTGCGGGCGGTGGCCGACCGGATCGTGGTGCTGCGCCACGGGCGCATCAACGGCTCCTTCGCTGCGGCTTCGGCCACGTACGAGGAGATCATCGCAGCCATCACAGGGGCCACCCGGATTCCGGTCTGA
- a CDS encoding glycoside hydrolase family 35 protein, with protein MSRFSIGDRDFLLDGEPHRIISGALHYPRIHPGDWADRIETARRMGLNTIETYVMWNAHEPLRGEWNAEGWNDLGRFLDLVAEAGMHAIVRPGPYVCAEWQGGGLPAWLTAMPGIGLRSSEPTYLAEVETYLRRVYEIVAPRQIDRGGNVILVQIENEYGAYGSDKAYLAELVRITQDAGITVPLTTVDQPQPQMLRDGSLPGLHMTGSFGSRAAERLATLRDHQPTGPLMCSEFWCGWFDWWGNEHHTTSAADSAAELDALLAAGASVNIYMVHGGTNFGLNNGANHKGRYLPIATTYDYDAPIDEAGDPTDKYFAFRDVIARHTTVTEPAPPRAADRPEVTAPLTSLGDWRLAVETAAAVADAPPTFEDLTHVSALIEYTAEIPAEAFGDAETALLTVDGVRDLAWVEVDGVRVGSLARTWHERRLTIPRGRTVSILVEDQGRVNYEKRIGEPKGLFGPRVAGLPLVGWTATPIDVAAVGERLTEATAPAEPLTAPATAPVALRGGFTLDAPSDLFLSTDGLGKGYAFVNGFFLGRYWSNGPQRTLYVPGPATRAGDNTVVLLELEGTAETQARFVARPHLGQSVQ; from the coding sequence GTGTCACGCTTCTCCATAGGCGACCGCGATTTCCTGCTCGACGGCGAGCCCCACCGGATCATCTCCGGCGCCCTCCACTACCCCCGGATCCACCCCGGCGACTGGGCAGACCGGATCGAGACGGCCCGCCGGATGGGGCTCAACACCATCGAGACCTACGTCATGTGGAACGCCCACGAGCCCCTCCGCGGAGAGTGGAACGCGGAGGGATGGAACGACCTCGGCCGCTTCCTCGACCTCGTCGCGGAGGCCGGCATGCACGCCATCGTCCGTCCCGGCCCTTACGTGTGCGCCGAGTGGCAGGGCGGCGGCCTGCCAGCCTGGCTCACCGCCATGCCCGGTATCGGCCTGCGCAGCTCCGAGCCCACCTACCTGGCGGAGGTGGAGACATACCTTCGCCGCGTCTACGAGATCGTCGCGCCCCGGCAGATCGACCGCGGCGGCAACGTGATCCTCGTCCAGATCGAGAACGAGTACGGCGCCTACGGCTCCGACAAGGCCTATCTCGCCGAACTGGTGCGCATCACGCAGGACGCGGGCATCACGGTTCCGCTCACCACCGTCGATCAGCCGCAGCCGCAGATGCTGCGCGACGGCAGCCTCCCCGGCCTGCACATGACCGGTTCCTTCGGCTCCCGCGCCGCCGAGCGGCTCGCGACGCTGCGCGACCACCAGCCGACCGGGCCCCTGATGTGCTCCGAGTTCTGGTGCGGCTGGTTCGACTGGTGGGGCAACGAGCACCACACCACCTCGGCCGCCGACTCCGCCGCGGAGCTCGACGCCCTCCTCGCCGCCGGTGCCTCCGTCAACATCTACATGGTCCACGGCGGCACGAACTTCGGGCTGAACAACGGCGCCAACCACAAGGGCCGCTACCTCCCGATCGCCACCACCTACGACTACGACGCCCCCATCGACGAGGCGGGCGACCCCACCGACAAGTACTTCGCGTTCCGCGACGTGATCGCCCGCCACACCACGGTGACGGAGCCTGCCCCGCCCCGCGCGGCGGACCGGCCGGAGGTCACGGCCCCGCTGACCTCGCTCGGCGACTGGCGCCTGGCCGTCGAGACCGCGGCCGCAGTGGCGGACGCTCCCCCAACCTTCGAGGACCTCACCCACGTCAGCGCGCTCATCGAGTACACGGCCGAGATCCCAGCCGAGGCGTTCGGCGACGCGGAGACCGCGCTGCTGACGGTCGACGGCGTCCGCGACCTCGCCTGGGTCGAGGTCGACGGTGTGCGCGTCGGCAGCCTCGCCCGGACCTGGCACGAGCGCAGGCTGACGATCCCACGGGGCCGCACCGTCTCGATCCTGGTCGAGGACCAGGGCCGCGTGAACTACGAGAAGCGCATCGGCGAACCGAAGGGCCTGTTCGGCCCCCGCGTCGCCGGCCTCCCGCTCGTGGGATGGACGGCCACACCCATCGACGTCGCCGCCGTCGGCGAGCGGCTGACGGAAGCCACCGCTCCCGCTGAACCTCTGACGGCGCCGGCGACGGCCCCCGTGGCGCTCCGCGGCGGGTTCACTCTCGATGCGCCGTCCGACCTGTTCCTCAGCACCGACGGCCTCGGCAAGGGCTACGCCTTCGTCAACGGGTTCTTCCTGGGCCGCTACTGGAGCAACGGCCCGCAGCGGACCCTGTACGTCCCCGGCCCTGCCACGCGGGCCGGCGACAACACCGTCGTCCTCCTCGAACTGGAGGGGACGGCGGAGACGCAGGCACGGTTCGTGGCCAGGCCGCACCTCGGCCAGTCCGTGCAGTAG
- a CDS encoding FGGY family carbohydrate kinase yields MTIRVSPNDGLVLAVDLGTTNVKALLVDPATRRIVRRGSVPVDVHRPADGWVEQDGEQLWGAVCGAVAECLADGAVPVGIAISNQRESVAVWTVDGGLLGPVLGWQDARTAAWCADPAQADLARIAPDITGLTLDPMFSAPKLRWLLDRHGGVPGLRLGTLDTWLVDRLTGEFLAEAGNASRTLLLDLATLDYSPELLAGFGIPRSVLAPVVASDAGFGVTREGLPVPAGVPVVAVLADSHAALYLHGSGRPGEGKVTYGTGSSIMVSVPGAEAPAPLAEPVVARTLAWQTDVPVYAYEGNIVASGAALEAMARILTGGDVGALDALARTVGRGSGLSFVPAFTGLAAPWFDRGAVPLLAGITGATTPGHVALAAFEAVAHQVGDVIAAVDRLAPGALTTVHADGGATASALLMQLQADVLGRPLHVAAAPEASALGVAALAARALDLPVAAAEEGRQVHPDPTQGWVSTSRARWRDAIGRSRGHAVHRTVSASEG; encoded by the coding sequence GTGACGATCCGGGTATCGCCCAACGACGGGTTGGTTCTTGCCGTCGATCTCGGCACCACCAACGTGAAGGCGCTGCTCGTCGATCCCGCCACCCGACGCATCGTCCGCCGCGGCTCCGTGCCCGTCGACGTCCACCGCCCGGCCGACGGCTGGGTCGAGCAGGACGGCGAGCAGCTCTGGGGTGCCGTGTGTGGTGCCGTCGCCGAATGCCTCGCCGACGGGGCCGTTCCCGTCGGCATCGCCATCTCGAACCAGCGCGAGTCCGTCGCGGTCTGGACGGTCGACGGCGGGCTGCTCGGCCCCGTCCTCGGCTGGCAGGACGCCAGGACCGCGGCCTGGTGTGCGGACCCGGCGCAGGCCGACCTGGCCCGGATCGCGCCCGACATCACCGGACTCACGCTCGACCCGATGTTCTCGGCCCCCAAGCTGCGCTGGCTCCTCGACCGCCACGGCGGCGTCCCCGGGCTGCGGCTCGGCACCCTCGACACGTGGCTCGTCGACCGTCTCACCGGCGAGTTCCTGGCGGAGGCGGGCAACGCGTCGCGCACCCTGCTGCTCGACCTCGCCACGCTCGACTACAGCCCCGAACTGCTGGCCGGGTTCGGCATCCCCCGCTCGGTGCTGGCCCCCGTCGTCGCCTCCGACGCCGGCTTCGGCGTCACCCGCGAGGGGCTGCCCGTGCCCGCGGGGGTCCCCGTCGTCGCCGTCCTGGCCGACTCGCATGCCGCGCTCTACCTGCACGGCTCCGGCCGCCCGGGCGAGGGCAAGGTCACCTACGGGACCGGCTCGTCGATCATGGTGTCCGTCCCCGGCGCCGAGGCCCCCGCCCCGCTCGCGGAGCCGGTCGTCGCCCGCACCCTCGCCTGGCAGACCGACGTCCCCGTCTACGCCTACGAGGGCAACATCGTCGCCAGCGGGGCCGCCCTCGAGGCGATGGCTCGGATCCTGACCGGCGGCGACGTCGGAGCTCTCGACGCACTGGCCCGCACCGTCGGCCGTGGCAGCGGGCTCTCCTTCGTTCCCGCGTTCACCGGCCTGGCCGCCCCCTGGTTCGACCGTGGCGCCGTCCCGCTGCTGGCCGGCATCACCGGCGCGACGACGCCCGGGCACGTCGCGCTGGCTGCCTTCGAGGCCGTCGCCCACCAGGTCGGCGACGTCATCGCCGCCGTCGACCGTCTCGCGCCCGGTGCGCTGACAACGGTCCACGCCGACGGCGGCGCCACCGCCTCCGCGCTGCTCATGCAGTTGCAGGCCGACGTGCTCGGCCGACCTCTCCACGTCGCAGCGGCCCCGGAGGCCTCCGCGCTCGGCGTCGCGGCGCTCGCCGCCCGCGCGCTCGATCTACCTGTGGCGGCGGCCGAAGAGGGCCGCCAGGTGCACCCCGATCCAACGCAGGGTTGGGTGTCCACCTCCAGGGCCCGGTGGCGCGACGCCATCGGCCGGTCCCGTGGCCACGCCGTCCACCGCACCGTGTCCGCCAGCGAGGGCTGA
- a CDS encoding sugar phosphate isomerase/epimerase family protein: protein MSTPIFGAGLWNFASYVDRYATDGYAEPVSTLEQIRIAGSVGDLSYVDLNFPYSHDATLDEIKEALAAADLKAIGITPDIYLRRFGRGAFTNPDPAIRVQAIDLMHKAAEDVRALGAKYVKLWPGQDGWDYPFQVHHGDIWKLAKDGLKELASAHPDLKFVIEYKPREPRVKMLWDSAARSILGIKEIGLDNVGVLLDFGHALYGGESPADAAQLLIDHDLLWGMDVNDNLRGWDDDLMVGTVHITEVFEFFYTLKINNWEGVWQLDQFPFREDTVETARTSIRFLKAINRALDELDYENLRLAQTRQDAIAAQRIVQDALLSCMRSES, encoded by the coding sequence ATGTCCACCCCCATCTTCGGCGCAGGTCTCTGGAACTTCGCCAGCTACGTCGACCGGTACGCCACCGACGGCTATGCGGAGCCCGTCTCGACTCTCGAGCAGATCCGCATCGCAGGCAGCGTCGGAGACCTGAGCTACGTCGATCTGAACTTCCCCTACTCTCACGACGCCACGCTGGACGAGATCAAGGAGGCGCTGGCCGCCGCCGACCTCAAGGCCATCGGCATCACCCCCGACATCTACCTGCGGCGCTTCGGCCGCGGCGCCTTCACGAACCCCGACCCGGCGATCCGCGTCCAGGCCATCGACCTGATGCACAAGGCAGCCGAGGACGTCCGTGCGCTCGGCGCCAAGTACGTGAAGCTGTGGCCCGGCCAGGACGGCTGGGACTACCCGTTCCAGGTGCACCACGGCGACATCTGGAAGCTCGCCAAGGACGGGCTCAAGGAGCTTGCCTCCGCGCACCCCGACCTCAAGTTCGTCATCGAATACAAGCCGCGTGAGCCCCGCGTCAAGATGCTCTGGGACTCTGCCGCCCGCAGCATCCTCGGCATCAAGGAGATCGGCCTCGACAACGTCGGCGTCCTGCTCGACTTCGGCCACGCCCTCTACGGTGGCGAGTCGCCGGCCGACGCCGCGCAGCTGCTCATCGATCACGACCTGCTCTGGGGCATGGACGTCAACGACAACCTCCGCGGCTGGGACGACGACCTGATGGTCGGCACCGTCCACATCACCGAGGTGTTCGAGTTCTTCTACACCCTGAAGATCAACAACTGGGAGGGCGTCTGGCAGCTCGACCAGTTCCCGTTCCGTGAGGACACCGTCGAGACGGCGCGCACCTCGATCCGCTTCCTGAAGGCCATCAACCGGGCCCTCGACGAACTGGACTACGAGAACCTGCGTCTCGCCCAGACCCGTCAGGACGCGATCGCCGCGCAGCGGATCGTCCAGGACGCTCTGCTGTCGTGCATGCGGAGCGAGTCGTGA
- a CDS encoding substrate-binding domain-containing protein: MKFKAAPVVASLIVAALSLTACGSGREGTSSTDPSSNGSAPAAGFAADATIGVALPWLGTQNWKEAETMFKAELTEAGFKPLVQAADNKVPQQQQQIEAMIEQGAKAIVVGPIDGTQLSSVLETADAAGVLILGYDRLIENTAAVDGVVQFGSIRTGELQGQALLDGLAAKGEGPYNIELFAGGPADPNAPKFFEGAMKVLQPKIDDGTLVVVSGQTDFTQAATQDWDNSKAQARMDSLLSGFYADKQIDGVLSPNDGIARAIITSAEQSGQNLPVVSGLDAENESIAWIAQGRQYSTVAKPTQDLVAKTVELIKIAQSGKALPAGDDSENNGAVDVAIFQLDPVVVTQANLKEVFANDAERMALIEQNS; this comes from the coding sequence ATGAAGTTCAAGGCAGCACCCGTCGTGGCGTCGCTGATCGTCGCGGCCCTCAGCCTGACCGCCTGCGGGTCGGGACGCGAGGGCACCTCGTCCACCGATCCGTCGTCGAACGGCAGCGCACCGGCGGCCGGATTCGCCGCGGACGCCACCATCGGCGTGGCACTCCCCTGGCTCGGCACCCAGAACTGGAAGGAAGCCGAGACGATGTTCAAGGCGGAGCTCACCGAGGCAGGCTTCAAGCCGCTCGTGCAGGCCGCTGACAACAAGGTGCCTCAACAGCAGCAGCAGATCGAGGCCATGATCGAGCAGGGCGCCAAGGCCATCGTCGTCGGCCCCATCGACGGCACCCAGCTCAGCTCCGTCCTCGAGACGGCTGACGCCGCGGGCGTCCTGATCCTCGGCTACGACCGGCTCATCGAGAACACCGCCGCCGTCGATGGCGTCGTCCAGTTCGGCTCGATCCGCACGGGCGAACTGCAGGGCCAGGCCCTCCTCGATGGCCTCGCCGCGAAGGGCGAGGGTCCGTACAACATCGAGCTGTTCGCCGGCGGTCCCGCCGACCCGAACGCGCCGAAGTTCTTCGAAGGGGCCATGAAGGTCCTCCAGCCGAAGATCGATGACGGCACGCTCGTCGTGGTCTCGGGCCAGACCGACTTCACGCAGGCCGCGACGCAGGACTGGGACAACTCCAAGGCTCAGGCCCGCATGGACTCGCTCCTGTCCGGCTTCTACGCCGACAAGCAGATCGACGGCGTCCTCTCGCCGAACGACGGCATCGCCCGGGCTATCATCACCTCGGCCGAGCAGTCGGGCCAGAACCTTCCCGTGGTCTCCGGCCTCGACGCCGAGAACGAGTCGATCGCGTGGATCGCGCAGGGACGCCAGTACTCCACGGTCGCCAAGCCGACCCAGGACCTGGTCGCCAAGACCGTCGAGCTGATCAAGATCGCGCAGTCGGGCAAGGCCCTTCCCGCCGGCGATGACAGCGAAAACAACGGTGCCGTCGACGTCGCGATCTTCCAGCTGGATCCCGTCGTCGTCACCCAGGCGAACCTCAAGGAGGTCTTCGCCAACGACGCGGAGCGCATGGCGCTGATCGAGCAGAACAGCTGA
- a CDS encoding ABC transporter permease subunit: MKHIKQVFGGNLQQYTMALALILLVVIFNITTDGKMLTSSNLQSLISGYAYVLVLAIGMVMVIVVGHIDLSVGSVAAFVGMSVAISIRDWGLPWWGGLLLGLVVGALVGAWHGFWLAKMGIPGFITTLAGMMIFRGLVIWMSHSISVPVPREFQIFGAGYLPEWGPAFTGMNNSTLLLGILAAAWFIYSELRRRRSLLARNHEAPLWASLTRIALIVIVIGYITQLFASGRPGTSFPIPGLILVGLVIIYHIITQRTRLGRHIYAVGGNKAAAALSGVSVPKVYFFVMMNMSFLAAVAGILFIGRATSAGPTDGTMWELDAIAAVFIGGAAVSGGIGTVVGSMIGGLVMAVLNNGLILMGVGADQTQVIKGLVLLAAVAFDVRNKIAGKPSLVGQIARRFSRDKVEAAATTD; this comes from the coding sequence ATGAAGCACATCAAGCAGGTGTTCGGAGGAAATCTCCAGCAGTACACCATGGCGCTCGCACTCATCCTGCTGGTCGTCATCTTCAACATCACCACCGACGGCAAGATGCTCACGTCGTCGAACCTGCAGAGCCTGATTTCCGGCTACGCGTACGTCCTGGTGCTGGCCATCGGCATGGTGATGGTGATCGTCGTCGGCCACATCGACCTGTCGGTCGGCTCGGTCGCCGCGTTCGTCGGCATGTCCGTGGCGATCAGCATCCGTGATTGGGGACTGCCCTGGTGGGGTGGCCTGCTGCTCGGCCTGGTGGTCGGCGCGCTCGTCGGGGCCTGGCACGGCTTCTGGCTCGCGAAGATGGGCATCCCGGGGTTCATCACGACGTTGGCCGGGATGATGATCTTCCGCGGCCTCGTCATCTGGATGTCGCACTCGATCTCGGTGCCCGTTCCCCGCGAGTTCCAGATCTTCGGCGCCGGATACCTGCCCGAATGGGGCCCCGCCTTCACCGGCATGAACAACTCGACGCTCCTGCTCGGCATCCTCGCTGCCGCCTGGTTCATCTACAGCGAGCTGCGCCGCCGCCGGAGCCTGCTGGCCCGCAACCACGAGGCCCCGCTGTGGGCGTCACTGACCCGCATCGCGCTCATCGTGATCGTCATCGGCTACATCACGCAGCTGTTCGCCAGCGGTCGGCCCGGCACCTCGTTCCCGATCCCCGGCCTCATCCTCGTCGGCCTCGTGATCATCTACCACATCATCACGCAGCGCACGCGCCTCGGCCGCCACATCTACGCGGTCGGCGGCAACAAGGCAGCGGCCGCCCTCTCGGGCGTCAGCGTCCCCAAGGTCTACTTCTTCGTGATGATGAACATGTCGTTCCTCGCCGCCGTCGCCGGCATCCTCTTCATCGGCCGCGCCACCTCCGCCGGCCCCACCGACGGCACCATGTGGGAGCTCGACGCCATCGCGGCCGTCTTCATCGGCGGTGCGGCGGTCTCCGGAGGCATCGGCACCGTCGTCGGGTCGATGATCGGCGGCCTCGTCATGGCCGTCCTCAACAACGGCCTCATCCTCATGGGCGTCGGCGCCGACCAGACCCAGGTCATCAAGGGCCTCGTCCTGCTGGCCGCCGTCGCCTTCGATGTCCGGAACAAGATCGCCGGCAAGCCGTCGCTGGTCGGCCAGATCGCCCGGCGCTTCAGCCGGGACAAGGTCGAGGCGGCGGCCACCACCGACTGA
- a CDS encoding sugar ABC transporter ATP-binding protein — MAESRVLLDMESITKEFPGVRALDQVTMSVRRGDIHAICGENGAGKSTLMKVLSGVYPHGTYEGHIRFDGEEMRFSSIRDSEEKGIVIIHQELALIPELSITENIYLGSEVMHGLLIDWDRARLQSIELLARVGLDLDPETPVKQLGVGQQQLVEIAKALSKNVKLLILDEPTSALNEDDSANLLDLMRGLKARGITCIMISHKLNEIAAVSDAVTVIRDGHTVDTYDVVAGQVDEDRIIKAMVGRSIENRYPHHTPNIGEVLLEVSGWTVEHPNLPGRLVANDASFTVRAGEVVGFAGLMGAGRTELMRSLFGRSYGIYRSGEMRLAGETIAPTSVDAAIRAGLAYVTEDRKTLGLNLLDSIKSTIVSANLGGIVSGGLLQLDRESEVAESYRRDLRIKTSTVDVGVATLSGGNQQKVVLAKWMYTNPQVLILDEPTRGIDVGAKYEIYRLIHALADQGKAVIVVSSELPELLGICDRIYTIREGVITGELAAADADQETLMRRMTTTSDEPAAPANS, encoded by the coding sequence ATGGCTGAAAGTCGTGTCCTGCTGGACATGGAGAGCATCACCAAGGAGTTCCCCGGCGTCCGCGCTCTCGACCAGGTGACGATGTCCGTCCGCCGCGGAGACATCCACGCCATCTGCGGCGAGAACGGCGCAGGCAAGAGCACGCTGATGAAGGTCCTCTCCGGCGTCTATCCCCACGGCACCTACGAGGGCCACATCCGGTTCGACGGCGAGGAGATGCGCTTCTCCAGCATCCGGGATTCGGAGGAGAAGGGCATCGTCATCATCCACCAGGAGCTGGCGCTCATCCCCGAGCTCAGCATCACGGAGAATATCTACCTCGGCTCCGAGGTGATGCACGGGCTGCTGATCGACTGGGACCGCGCCCGCCTCCAGTCGATCGAACTGCTCGCCCGCGTCGGACTCGATCTGGATCCTGAGACCCCGGTGAAGCAGCTCGGCGTCGGGCAGCAGCAACTCGTCGAGATCGCCAAGGCGCTGTCGAAGAACGTCAAGCTCCTCATCCTGGACGAGCCCACTTCCGCCCTCAATGAGGACGACTCTGCGAACCTGCTCGACCTGATGCGCGGTCTCAAAGCACGCGGCATCACCTGCATCATGATCTCCCACAAGCTCAACGAGATCGCCGCCGTCTCCGACGCGGTCACCGTCATCCGCGACGGTCATACCGTCGACACCTACGACGTCGTCGCGGGCCAGGTCGACGAGGACCGCATCATCAAGGCGATGGTGGGACGGTCCATCGAGAACCGCTATCCGCACCACACCCCGAACATCGGGGAGGTGCTGCTCGAGGTGTCCGGCTGGACCGTGGAGCACCCGAACCTGCCCGGCCGCCTCGTCGCGAACGACGCGTCCTTCACGGTGCGGGCGGGCGAGGTGGTGGGCTTCGCCGGCCTGATGGGCGCCGGCCGCACCGAGCTCATGCGTTCCCTGTTCGGCCGCAGCTACGGCATCTACCGCAGTGGCGAGATGCGGCTGGCAGGGGAGACGATCGCACCGACGAGCGTCGACGCGGCGATCCGCGCTGGCCTCGCGTACGTCACCGAGGATCGCAAGACCCTGGGTCTGAATCTGTTGGACTCCATCAAGTCGACGATCGTGTCGGCCAACCTCGGGGGTATCGTCTCGGGCGGGCTGCTGCAGCTCGACCGGGAGTCAGAGGTCGCCGAGTCGTACCGGAGGGACCTTCGCATCAAGACCTCCACCGTCGACGTCGGCGTGGCCACCCTCTCGGGAGGAAATCAGCAGAAGGTCGTTCTTGCCAAGTGGATGTACACCAACCCCCAGGTGCTCATCCTCGACGAGCCGACCCGGGGCATCGACGTCGGCGCCAAGTACGAGATCTACCGCCTCATCCACGCCCTCGCAGACCAGGGCAAGGCCGTCATCGTCGTCTCCTCCGAACTGCCGGAGCTGCTCGGCATCTGTGACCGCATCTACACCATCCGGGAGGGCGTCATCACGGGCGAACTCGCGGCCGCCGACGCGGATCAGGAGACTCTGATGCGCCGCATGACCACCACCTCGGACGAGCCGGCCGCCCCGGCCAACTCCTGA